The following are encoded in a window of Candidatus Acidulodesulfobacterium acidiphilum genomic DNA:
- a CDS encoding ribonuclease HI family protein has translation MNLTVYTDGASRGNPGKSGAGIFIIDEDNKKTISLKQYLGILTNNEAEYKALIIALEYLVELTNTNERFNINFLSDSQLLVNQINGVYSVKSPNILPLYNKAKKIIANLNAVYSFKHILRTLNFKADKLANSAIDYNVEKLDIDEQTSSC, from the coding sequence ATGAATTTAACGGTTTACACCGACGGAGCGTCACGAGGAAACCCCGGAAAATCAGGGGCTGGAATTTTCATTATAGACGAAGATAATAAAAAAACTATTTCTCTTAAACAGTATCTCGGTATTTTAACGAATAACGAAGCAGAGTATAAAGCGCTTATTATAGCCTTGGAATACCTTGTCGAACTTACAAATACGAATGAAAGATTTAATATTAATTTTTTATCCGATTCGCAGCTTTTAGTAAATCAGATAAACGGGGTTTATTCGGTAAAAAGTCCAAATATCTTACCTCTTTACAATAAAGCAAAAAAAATAATTGCAAATTTAAACGCCGTTTACTCATTTAAACATATCCTGAGAACGCTTAATTTTAAAGCCGATAAGTTAGCAAATTCGGCTATAGATTATAATGTAGAAAAGTTAGATATTGACGAACAAACATCAAGCTGTTAA